In a genomic window of Stakelama saccharophila:
- a CDS encoding GntR family transcriptional regulator, whose protein sequence is MSSIVIRTLPDQLVELVRDRILAGAVPVDRAIRQDALASELGVSKIPLREALTRLEQEGLVRSQANRGFFVRPLSAAEAEEVYELRLKLEPDAAALASRRATDEERKVAVTALEALDVVTANNADGVGAANRAFHLALIRPAGQSITTQLLERLHVLSDRYVRKHLEPLGRNERANQEHAEVMQCWLDRNEKGVARSMHAHIKKTIVDLRRQLGANGD, encoded by the coding sequence ATGAGCAGCATCGTCATCCGCACGCTTCCGGACCAACTCGTCGAACTGGTCCGCGACCGGATTCTTGCCGGCGCCGTGCCGGTCGACCGGGCGATCAGGCAGGATGCATTGGCCTCCGAACTCGGCGTCAGCAAGATTCCGCTGCGCGAGGCGCTGACCCGGCTCGAACAGGAAGGGCTGGTCCGCTCCCAGGCCAATCGCGGCTTTTTCGTGCGACCATTGTCCGCGGCCGAAGCGGAGGAAGTCTATGAACTCCGGCTCAAACTCGAACCCGACGCCGCTGCACTGGCATCGAGACGGGCGACCGATGAGGAGCGGAAAGTCGCGGTGACGGCACTCGAGGCTCTGGATGTCGTGACCGCGAACAATGCCGACGGTGTCGGCGCCGCCAACCGCGCGTTCCACCTCGCGCTCATCCGTCCCGCCGGCCAGTCGATCACGACCCAGTTGCTCGAAAGGCTCCATGTTCTGAGCGATCGCTATGTGCGCAAACATCTCGAGCCGCTCGGCCGCAACGAGCGCGCCAACCAGGAACATGCAGAAGTGATGCAGTGCTGGCTCGACCGCAACGAAAAGGGCGTCGCGCGAAGCATGCACGCACACATCAAGAAGACCATTGTCGATCTTCGCCGTCAGTTGGGTGCGAACGGCGACTGA
- a CDS encoding S9 family peptidase, with the protein MFKRMLAHGLGGMVVLAMAATPATAKGPDAEQYRDALTLRDRWQYLTRDVAFPANWVGKTHDFVFRKTVAGGFAFVRQNADTGTSRPAFDQAAVADALGKATGEHYSALKLPFDDFHYDADGRAILFDLHYLPWRCSLAGEGCAPVERPGRPKGFGVVRDLRVPADNMPHVSPDGRWEALVQGFNLVLRPAGSGAATVLSRDGTEGNFYDPETIRWSPDSEKIIVDRVRPGFPRYVNRVLSSPDDQLQPGMREQLYPKPGDAIDIDQPVLFRVSPDGTAQQIVVDDTLFPNPHQLTDMHWRADSRSFAFEYTRRGHQQAKIIEVDAETGAARTVISESADTFIWQDRGYWHDVGGKGDELVWLSERDGWAHLYLYDGRTGTVKNQITRGDWPVRQVVRVDDEKRRIWFAASGMNEGEDPYFVHYYRINFDGTGLTPLTPAQASHDVAFSGDMKYYVDTYSRVDLPNVSELHRTRDGALVRTIARGDISRLLAAGYRFPKPFVAKGRDGKTDIWGLIVRPRDFDPNRKYPVIENIYAGPHGSFVPKTFWPFGYHSGGDKVIGMQEQADMGFIVVQIDGMGTANRSKAFQDVAWKNLADSGFPDRILWHEAAAAKYPWYDIADGVGIYGGSAGGQSTASALLFHSDFYTVGVAYAGCYDNRMDKISWNEQWLGWPVDASYLRSSDVANAGRLKGNLLMIFGEQDSNVDPSSSLQLVDALIKAHKDFDLLEVPGGEHTTGRSTGPILYAERRQFDFFVRHLRHEQTPDWNRLPDILPAP; encoded by the coding sequence ATGTTCAAGCGGATGCTGGCTCACGGACTTGGCGGCATGGTCGTGCTGGCGATGGCTGCCACGCCGGCGACTGCCAAGGGGCCGGACGCGGAGCAGTATCGCGATGCGCTGACCCTGCGCGATCGGTGGCAATATCTGACGCGAGATGTGGCCTTTCCGGCGAACTGGGTAGGCAAAACGCACGATTTTGTGTTCCGCAAGACGGTCGCCGGCGGTTTTGCATTCGTGCGGCAGAACGCCGATACCGGAACCAGCCGGCCCGCATTCGATCAGGCGGCGGTCGCCGACGCGCTCGGCAAGGCGACCGGCGAACACTATTCGGCGCTGAAACTGCCGTTCGACGATTTCCATTATGATGCCGACGGCCGGGCCATCCTGTTCGACCTGCACTATTTGCCATGGCGCTGTTCGCTTGCGGGCGAGGGGTGCGCGCCGGTCGAACGTCCGGGCAGGCCGAAGGGCTTCGGCGTCGTGCGAGACCTGCGCGTACCGGCGGACAACATGCCGCATGTTTCGCCCGACGGGCGGTGGGAAGCTCTGGTCCAGGGCTTCAACCTCGTCCTGCGCCCCGCAGGTAGCGGCGCGGCAACGGTCCTTAGCCGCGACGGGACCGAGGGCAATTTCTACGATCCCGAGACGATCCGGTGGTCGCCCGATTCAGAAAAAATCATCGTCGATCGCGTCCGGCCCGGATTTCCGCGCTATGTGAATCGGGTGCTGTCGTCCCCCGACGACCAGCTACAGCCCGGAATGCGCGAGCAGCTTTATCCCAAGCCGGGCGACGCGATCGATATCGATCAGCCGGTGCTGTTCCGCGTCTCACCCGACGGTACGGCGCAGCAGATCGTGGTGGACGATACGCTGTTCCCCAATCCCCATCAGCTCACCGATATGCACTGGCGCGCCGACAGCCGGAGCTTTGCGTTCGAATATACTCGGCGCGGTCATCAGCAGGCGAAGATCATCGAGGTCGACGCTGAAACAGGCGCTGCGCGGACGGTGATCTCGGAATCGGCCGACACCTTTATCTGGCAGGATCGCGGCTATTGGCACGATGTCGGCGGAAAGGGCGACGAACTGGTCTGGCTGTCCGAACGCGATGGCTGGGCGCATCTCTATCTCTATGACGGCCGGACAGGCACTGTGAAGAACCAGATCACCCGCGGTGACTGGCCGGTGCGGCAGGTCGTCCGGGTCGACGACGAAAAGCGCCGGATCTGGTTCGCCGCAAGCGGGATGAACGAGGGCGAAGACCCGTATTTCGTTCATTATTACCGGATCAACTTCGACGGAACGGGCCTGACGCCGCTGACGCCGGCCCAGGCCTCTCACGACGTCGCGTTTTCCGGCGACATGAAATATTATGTCGACACCTATTCGCGGGTGGACCTGCCCAACGTCTCCGAGCTTCACCGGACGCGGGACGGCGCGCTCGTCCGCACGATCGCCAGGGGCGACATTTCGCGGCTGCTCGCCGCCGGATACCGGTTTCCGAAGCCGTTCGTGGCAAAGGGGCGCGACGGGAAGACCGACATATGGGGCCTGATCGTCCGGCCGCGCGACTTCGACCCGAACCGGAAATACCCCGTCATCGAGAACATCTATGCCGGACCGCACGGCAGCTTCGTGCCAAAGACGTTCTGGCCGTTCGGCTATCATTCGGGCGGCGACAAGGTGATCGGCATGCAGGAACAGGCCGACATGGGCTTCATCGTCGTCCAGATCGACGGCATGGGTACCGCCAACCGGTCCAAGGCGTTTCAGGACGTAGCGTGGAAGAACCTGGCAGATTCCGGATTTCCCGACCGCATACTGTGGCATGAGGCGGCAGCGGCGAAATATCCTTGGTATGACATCGCGGACGGAGTCGGCATCTATGGCGGCTCGGCGGGCGGCCAAAGTACCGCCTCGGCGCTTTTGTTCCATTCCGACTTCTATACCGTCGGAGTCGCTTATGCCGGCTGTTACGACAACCGCATGGACAAGATCAGTTGGAACGAACAGTGGCTCGGCTGGCCGGTCGACGCGAGCTATCTGCGCTCGTCGGACGTGGCCAATGCCGGTCGGCTGAAGGGTAACCTCCTGATGATCTTCGGCGAGCAGGACAGCAACGTCGATCCGTCGTCATCGCTGCAGTTGGTCGATGCGCTGATCAAGGCGCACAAGGATTTCGACCTGCTCGAAGTCCCCGGCGGCGAGCATACGACGGGCCGGTCGACGGGTCCGATCCTCTATGCCGAGCGGCGGCAATTCGACTTTTTCGTGCGGCACCTGCGGCACGAGCAGACACCCGACTGGAACCGGTTGCCGGATATCCTGCCGGCGCCCTGA
- a CDS encoding DUF5597 domain-containing protein: MRRTIAVALTGLAIAATAPQVAVARDSAATSLPRLERHDGRFSLIVDGEPYFILAAQLHNSNAWPDMLDASWKSVEALAANTVEAPVYWEQFEPEQGRFDTENVDALIAKARATDKRLVLLWFGTWKNGQMQYAPEWVKRDPATYPRQLDAHGQPLDNLSTFAPANLKADRRAFTALMAHLKEVDGNRHTVILVQVENEPGTFGAVRDHSPAANAAFAAPVPEGILKSVHRSSGSWQDVFGPDADEMFNAWANARYIGAVAQAGKRVYPLPMYVNCWLRYKDKKYPGMDYPSGGPTYNVFDIWRAASPAIDFIGTDLYTTNATEFRKVLDQYHRPDNPAWVSETGFEPGTAPLLYEVLARGGIGFSLFGIDNPPSDTQTATITAHARNYRLLGPINNLLARAMADGRLKAAIETAGASRRTLDFGDWRVRLAFGPPPWGSSPAIIPNSPDIDGRAFVIRLDADHFLVSGVDVRASFERTAEDGRRGQLLRVEEGVYRDGRWQAHRWLNGDEVDYGINFHKDARLVRVKVGAF; the protein is encoded by the coding sequence ATGCGCCGAACGATTGCTGTCGCGCTGACCGGGCTCGCAATCGCCGCCACTGCGCCGCAGGTCGCCGTAGCGCGCGACTCCGCTGCGACTTCGCTACCCCGCCTCGAACGTCACGATGGCCGCTTTTCTCTGATTGTCGATGGCGAGCCCTATTTCATCCTCGCTGCGCAACTGCACAACTCAAACGCCTGGCCCGACATGCTCGACGCCTCATGGAAATCCGTCGAGGCCCTGGCGGCCAATACGGTCGAGGCGCCCGTCTATTGGGAACAGTTCGAACCCGAGCAGGGCCGTTTCGACACGGAAAATGTCGATGCCCTGATCGCCAAGGCCCGCGCGACCGACAAGCGGCTCGTGCTGTTGTGGTTCGGGACCTGGAAGAATGGGCAGATGCAATATGCGCCCGAATGGGTGAAGCGCGACCCGGCAACCTATCCGCGCCAGCTCGACGCGCACGGGCAGCCGCTCGACAACCTGTCGACCTTCGCGCCCGCCAACCTCAAAGCCGACCGGCGAGCATTTACCGCATTGATGGCCCACCTCAAGGAAGTGGACGGGAACCGCCACACCGTGATCCTGGTGCAGGTCGAAAACGAACCGGGGACCTTCGGCGCTGTCCGTGACCATAGCCCCGCTGCCAATGCCGCGTTCGCCGCACCCGTTCCCGAGGGAATATTGAAGTCGGTGCATCGCAGTTCAGGGTCGTGGCAGGATGTGTTCGGCCCGGACGCCGACGAGATGTTCAACGCCTGGGCGAACGCACGCTACATCGGCGCAGTCGCCCAGGCCGGCAAGCGCGTCTATCCGCTGCCGATGTATGTGAACTGCTGGCTGCGCTACAAGGACAAGAAATACCCTGGGATGGACTATCCAAGCGGCGGCCCGACCTACAACGTATTCGACATCTGGCGCGCTGCCAGTCCCGCGATCGACTTCATCGGCACCGATCTCTACACCACCAACGCCACCGAATTTCGCAAGGTACTCGATCAGTATCACCGGCCGGACAATCCGGCATGGGTTTCGGAAACCGGTTTCGAACCGGGCACTGCCCCGCTGCTCTACGAGGTGCTCGCGCGCGGCGGCATCGGCTTTTCCCTGTTCGGGATCGATAATCCGCCTTCGGATACGCAGACAGCGACGATCACGGCGCACGCCCGCAATTATCGGCTTCTTGGTCCGATCAACAACCTACTCGCCCGGGCAATGGCCGACGGTCGATTGAAGGCTGCTATCGAGACCGCCGGAGCTTCGCGGCGCACGCTCGATTTCGGCGATTGGCGGGTCAGGCTCGCTTTTGGTCCGCCGCCCTGGGGCAGTTCGCCGGCGATCATTCCGAACTCGCCGGATATCGACGGACGCGCCTTCGTGATCCGGCTCGACGCCGATCATTTTCTCGTGAGCGGCGTTGACGTGCGCGCGTCGTTCGAGCGCACGGCGGAAGATGGGCGGCGCGGCCAATTGCTCCGTGTCGAGGAAGGCGTTTACCGCGACGGCAGATGGCAGGCACACCGCTGGCTCAACGGCGACGAGGTCGATTACGGCATCAACTTTCATAAGGACGCTCGTCTTGTCCGGGTGAAGGTCGGCGCCTTTTGA
- a CDS encoding amino acid permease → MGVLGRIKPIERNGGDGEHRLKPTLSWPHLIALGVGAIVGTGIYTLTGVGADRAGPAVIVAFAIAGAVCACAALAYAELATAIPAAGSAYTYTYSVLGETVAWIVGWSLILEYSLACSGVAVGWSGYLVGLIESAGVHPPQWLLAGPGAGGLINLPAVLVSMGIAAMLMAGTRESATVNILLVIIKLVALAIFVVVVFPAFDAANLHPFMPYGFGSHFEAGEKRGVMAAAAIVFFAFYGFDAVATSAEEARNPGRDLKIGIIGSMAVSTTIYILVAIAAVGAVSYTTLGGSPEPLALALRELGHPVTSWLVAGAALVALPSVILVMMYGQSRIFFVMARDGLLPRKLANVSKRTGTPIFVTALTGIFVSLIAAFFNVGEIAELANAGTLLAFIAVGGCMMILRRRAPDLERIFRCPAPYIVGTAAIAGCIYLLVSLPEKTLVRFMIWNAIGLVVYFLYGRSRSALARDIVDAAG, encoded by the coding sequence ATGGGCGTGCTGGGACGAATCAAGCCGATCGAGCGAAACGGCGGCGACGGCGAGCATCGTCTGAAACCGACACTGTCCTGGCCCCATCTCATCGCATTGGGTGTCGGCGCGATCGTCGGCACCGGCATCTATACACTGACCGGTGTCGGCGCCGATCGCGCCGGACCGGCGGTGATCGTCGCATTCGCAATCGCCGGCGCGGTGTGCGCCTGCGCCGCGCTCGCTTATGCCGAACTCGCCACCGCGATCCCGGCGGCGGGAAGCGCCTACACCTATACCTATTCGGTCCTCGGAGAGACGGTCGCATGGATCGTGGGCTGGAGCCTGATCCTCGAATATTCCCTCGCCTGCTCGGGCGTCGCGGTCGGCTGGTCGGGCTATCTCGTCGGCCTGATCGAGTCCGCGGGCGTGCATCCTCCGCAATGGCTGCTGGCGGGCCCCGGTGCAGGCGGCCTCATCAACCTGCCGGCAGTGCTGGTATCGATGGGCATCGCGGCGATGCTGATGGCCGGCACCCGCGAGAGTGCTACCGTCAACATCCTGCTCGTCATCATCAAGCTCGTCGCACTCGCGATATTCGTGGTGGTGGTCTTCCCTGCCTTCGACGCCGCCAACCTCCATCCGTTCATGCCCTATGGCTTCGGCAGCCATTTCGAAGCCGGTGAAAAGCGCGGCGTGATGGCGGCGGCGGCGATCGTGTTCTTCGCGTTCTACGGCTTCGATGCCGTGGCGACCTCGGCCGAGGAAGCACGCAATCCGGGTCGCGACCTCAAGATCGGAATCATCGGATCGATGGCCGTTTCGACGACCATCTACATCCTCGTCGCCATCGCCGCGGTAGGCGCGGTTTCCTACACCACGCTCGGCGGGTCGCCCGAACCGCTCGCACTCGCCCTTCGCGAACTCGGCCATCCGGTCACCTCGTGGCTCGTCGCTGGCGCAGCCCTGGTCGCGCTGCCCTCGGTCATCCTGGTGATGATGTACGGACAAAGCCGGATCTTCTTCGTCATGGCGCGCGACGGACTGTTGCCGCGCAAGCTCGCCAACGTATCGAAGCGCACCGGAACGCCGATCTTCGTCACCGCGCTGACCGGGATATTCGTGTCGCTGATCGCCGCGTTCTTCAATGTCGGGGAGATCGCGGAGCTTGCCAATGCCGGGACGCTCCTCGCTTTCATCGCGGTCGGCGGATGCATGATGATCCTGCGGCGCCGGGCGCCCGATCTCGAACGCATCTTTCGCTGCCCTGCCCCCTACATCGTCGGCACCGCGGCGATCGCCGGGTGCATCTATCTCCTCGTCAGCCTGCCGGAGAAGACGCTCGTGCGCTTCATGATCTGGAACGCGATCGGGCTGGTCGTCTATTTCCTCTACGGCCGGTCGCGCAGCGCATTGGCGCGCGACATCGTCGATGCGGCCGGGTGA
- a CDS encoding dihydrodipicolinate synthase family protein, with product MNAPKALWKGVYPAATTQFAADDSVDLDATQRMQTALIEDGVDGLILLGTCGENNSLTADEKRLVLSGAVEALKNRAPLVAGVSEFTTDAAIRYARDAEKIGVDALMVLPAMVYVPKPEELAAHFRAVAEATSLPVMLYNNPPAYRVDIDFETLAVLEDVENIVAIKESAPDPRRFTDVINRFGDRYTVMAGLDDIALEGLMLGASGWVSGLTSAFPHESVRLVAAADAGNWEEAREIYRWFMPLLHLDAEHDLVQSIKLAETIMGRGSEHVRMPRMPLTGERRAEVTRMVEQCRATQPSKRERETV from the coding sequence AAGGGCGTCTATCCCGCGGCAACAACCCAATTCGCTGCAGACGATTCGGTCGATCTCGACGCAACCCAGCGAATGCAGACCGCGCTGATTGAAGATGGCGTGGACGGGCTGATCCTGCTCGGCACCTGCGGCGAGAACAACTCGCTCACCGCCGATGAAAAGCGCCTGGTGCTCTCCGGCGCGGTCGAAGCGCTGAAGAACCGTGCTCCGCTGGTCGCCGGCGTTTCCGAGTTCACCACCGACGCCGCGATTCGCTATGCGCGCGATGCCGAAAAGATCGGCGTCGACGCGCTGATGGTGCTGCCCGCCATGGTCTATGTTCCGAAGCCGGAAGAACTGGCGGCGCATTTCCGCGCGGTGGCCGAGGCGACATCGCTCCCCGTGATGCTCTACAACAACCCGCCCGCTTACCGTGTCGATATCGATTTCGAGACGCTGGCAGTGCTCGAAGATGTCGAGAATATCGTCGCGATCAAGGAAAGCGCGCCCGATCCTCGCCGCTTCACCGATGTCATCAACCGCTTCGGCGACCGGTACACCGTGATGGCCGGGCTCGACGATATCGCACTCGAAGGGCTGATGCTGGGCGCGAGCGGCTGGGTATCGGGACTGACCAGCGCCTTTCCGCATGAATCGGTGCGGCTGGTCGCCGCTGCCGACGCCGGCAACTGGGAAGAGGCGCGCGAAATCTATCGCTGGTTCATGCCGCTGCTGCACCTCGACGCCGAACACGATCTGGTCCAGTCGATCAAGCTCGCCGAGACGATCATGGGCCGCGGCAGCGAACACGTGCGGATGCCCCGCATGCCGCTGACCGGCGAACGGCGCGCCGAAGTCACCCGGATGGTGGAGCAGTGCCGCGCCACCCAGCCGAGCAAACGAGAGCGCGAAACGGTCTGA
- a CDS encoding TonB-dependent receptor domain-containing protein has product MIATPNRKSALLGTVGIALATAMLSTSAYAQSDPPDQSDQTPPVSPETPSGEQGQEITVTGTLIRRPNLESNSPITVVDNQEFQYQGSTAVEDTLNRLPQFTPDANSNVSNGSDGTANINLRNLGSNRVLTLLNGKRLLPTQATDLNFVPASLIERVDVLTGGASAVYGADAVSGVVNFILKDDLNGARIDATYGFFEHHNNNGRLRDVVSSSGYELAPGHVADGATYEINAAIGTDFADNRGNVTMFIGNRHSEPVLQSTRDVSACAIDPADAANSALRCGGSSNNQYGLFTLLTGPNQGQTLVNSKDGSKNWVPYDSSFAYNYAPTNYFQRSDNRYTAGAFAHYDVTDFLTLYGSAMFMDDHSWSQVAPSAIWQGTTFAINCDNPLLSASQATTLCGTSAGTPTNANVFIGYRPTAGGASPRRDDLRHTDYRFTAGMRGTVAQGISFDVSALRSEVIFDESYKNDIDQTRAAKALQVVNVNGTPTCKSVIDGTDPDCAPVDVFGYGTISDAAFDYLYVPSYTHGVNRELVLNGTINGDLTSYGIASPWATQGLGIAVGAEHREEYLDFQADQVALSKGTQNAHGTIDVNEAFVELDLPIVQDAPFIHALGIDGGFRYSGYTNKGSGSESHYEASTYKIELNYAPTRDIRFRASYNRAIRAPNIAELFQAQGVGNVTASDPCAGANPAASLQACQASGVTQAQYGSIPECPAQVCVQQYGGNPDLEPEKADTYTVGTVFTPSFAPSLSLSVDYYNIKVDGYISSIDPSLIIKQCINSGNAFFCDLFHRDPQSGVLFGTDGYVVATTQNTGYLKTDGIDINASYTLGIGNMGKLNFDMVGSYMLHQITEPLPGLGTYDCVGLYGPSCGQPNPHWRHTLRTTWQMPWAHATLSLNWRHKGAVELTNNQDNSLLSGTNYIYGDTIKAYDYFDLVASVRMRKGVSLRMGVNNLFDRDPPALYEGLNSSFGNGNTFPGFYDALGRRIFVGLTAEF; this is encoded by the coding sequence ATGATTGCGACACCCAACAGGAAGTCAGCACTGCTCGGCACGGTCGGCATTGCGCTCGCCACGGCGATGCTCTCCACGTCCGCATATGCGCAGAGCGACCCGCCCGATCAGAGCGACCAGACGCCTCCAGTGTCGCCGGAGACGCCGTCAGGCGAACAAGGCCAGGAAATCACCGTCACCGGAACGCTGATCCGCCGCCCCAATCTCGAGAGCAACAGCCCGATAACGGTCGTCGACAATCAGGAATTCCAGTATCAGGGTTCGACCGCGGTCGAGGACACGCTCAACCGCCTTCCGCAATTCACGCCCGACGCCAATTCCAATGTTTCGAACGGATCGGACGGCACCGCGAACATCAACCTTCGCAATCTCGGCTCGAACCGCGTTCTCACGCTGTTGAACGGCAAGCGACTGCTGCCGACCCAGGCGACCGATCTCAATTTCGTTCCCGCCTCGCTGATCGAACGCGTCGACGTGCTGACCGGGGGCGCATCCGCCGTCTACGGCGCGGATGCGGTCTCGGGCGTTGTCAACTTCATCCTCAAGGATGATCTCAACGGCGCGCGTATCGACGCGACCTACGGCTTTTTCGAGCATCACAACAATAACGGGCGCCTGCGTGATGTCGTATCCAGCAGCGGATACGAGCTGGCGCCGGGCCATGTTGCCGACGGCGCGACCTACGAGATCAATGCGGCGATCGGCACCGACTTCGCCGACAATCGCGGCAATGTCACGATGTTCATCGGCAACCGACATTCGGAACCGGTGCTCCAATCCACCCGCGACGTCTCGGCCTGCGCGATCGATCCGGCCGATGCCGCCAACAGCGCGCTACGTTGTGGCGGTTCGAGCAACAACCAGTACGGCCTGTTCACGCTGCTGACGGGTCCCAACCAGGGACAGACGCTGGTCAATTCGAAGGACGGTTCGAAGAACTGGGTCCCGTATGACAGCTCGTTCGCCTATAATTATGCGCCGACGAATTATTTCCAGCGCTCCGACAACCGCTATACGGCGGGCGCTTTCGCGCATTACGACGTTACCGATTTCCTGACGCTTTACGGCAGCGCGATGTTCATGGATGACCATAGCTGGTCGCAGGTCGCGCCGTCAGCGATCTGGCAGGGCACGACCTTCGCGATCAATTGCGACAACCCGCTGTTGAGCGCATCGCAGGCTACGACGCTTTGCGGGACGAGCGCCGGCACGCCGACCAACGCGAATGTTTTCATCGGCTATCGTCCGACCGCCGGAGGTGCGAGCCCGCGGCGCGACGATCTGCGTCATACCGACTATCGGTTCACCGCCGGCATGCGCGGCACCGTGGCCCAGGGCATCTCCTTCGACGTCAGCGCGCTGCGTTCGGAAGTGATCTTCGACGAAAGCTACAAGAACGATATCGACCAGACGCGCGCCGCAAAGGCGCTGCAGGTCGTCAATGTCAATGGCACGCCGACCTGCAAGTCGGTGATCGACGGCACCGACCCTGATTGCGCGCCGGTCGACGTGTTCGGCTATGGCACGATCTCCGACGCCGCATTCGATTACTTGTACGTCCCGAGCTACACCCACGGCGTCAACCGGGAACTCGTCCTGAACGGCACGATCAACGGCGACCTGACCAGCTACGGCATCGCGAGCCCGTGGGCTACCCAGGGCCTCGGCATCGCCGTCGGTGCCGAGCACCGCGAGGAGTATCTAGATTTCCAGGCGGATCAGGTCGCGCTGTCCAAGGGCACCCAGAACGCCCATGGCACGATCGACGTGAACGAAGCGTTCGTCGAACTCGACCTTCCGATCGTACAGGATGCGCCGTTCATACACGCGCTCGGGATCGACGGGGGCTTTCGCTATTCGGGTTATACCAACAAAGGCAGCGGCTCGGAATCGCACTATGAGGCGTCGACATACAAGATCGAACTCAACTATGCGCCGACGCGCGACATCCGCTTCCGCGCGAGTTACAACCGCGCCATTCGCGCGCCCAATATCGCCGAGCTGTTCCAGGCGCAGGGCGTTGGCAACGTCACCGCGAGCGATCCATGCGCGGGCGCGAATCCAGCCGCGAGTCTGCAAGCCTGTCAGGCCAGCGGCGTAACGCAGGCGCAATACGGCTCCATTCCCGAATGCCCGGCTCAGGTATGCGTCCAGCAATATGGCGGCAATCCGGACCTTGAGCCGGAAAAGGCCGACACCTACACCGTCGGCACGGTGTTCACGCCGAGTTTCGCGCCGTCCCTTTCGCTGTCGGTCGACTATTACAACATCAAGGTTGACGGCTATATCAGCTCGATCGACCCCTCACTGATCATCAAGCAGTGCATCAATTCGGGCAATGCCTTCTTCTGCGATCTGTTCCACCGCGATCCCCAGTCGGGCGTGCTGTTCGGCACCGACGGCTATGTCGTCGCGACGACGCAGAATACGGGCTATCTGAAAACCGACGGCATCGACATCAACGCCAGCTACACCCTTGGCATCGGCAACATGGGCAAGCTGAACTTCGACATGGTCGGCAGTTACATGCTGCACCAGATCACCGAACCACTGCCGGGCCTTGGAACCTATGACTGTGTCGGACTGTACGGCCCGAGCTGCGGCCAGCCCAATCCGCACTGGCGGCATACGCTGCGCACGACCTGGCAGATGCCGTGGGCGCATGCCACGCTGTCGCTCAATTGGCGCCACAAAGGGGCGGTCGAGCTTACCAATAATCAGGACAACTCGCTGCTGTCCGGCACCAACTACATCTACGGCGACACGATCAAGGCCTATGACTATTTCGACCTCGTGGCATCGGTGAGGATGCGCAAGGGGGTCTCACTGCGCATGGGCGTCAACAACCTTTTCGATCGCGACCCGCCGGCGCTGTACGAGGGGCTGAACAGTTCGTTCGGCAACGGCAATACCTTCCCGGGATTTTACGATGCACTGGGACGCCGGATCTTCGTTGGCCTCACCGCTGAATTCTAA